From Staphylococcus sp. M0911, a single genomic window includes:
- a CDS encoding nicotinate phosphoribosyltransferase: MYQFEDDSLMLQNDLYQINMAESYWNDGIHERMAVFDLYFRSMPFNGGYAVFNGLKRVIDFMDNFGFSETDIEYLRSIGYQDDFLDYLKNLKFTGHIHSMQEGEICFGNEPLMRVEAPLIQAQLLETVLLNIINFHTLIATKASRIRQIANDDILMEFGTRRGQELDAALWGARAAYIGGFNSTSNVRAGKLFGIPVSGTHAHALVQTYGDEYIAFKKYAERHKDCVFLVDTFHTLKSGVPTAIKVAKELGDKINFIGIRLDSGDIAYLSKEARRMLDEAGFKDAKIIASNDLDEETITSLKAQGAKVDSWGVGTKLITGFDQPALGAVYKLVAIENSDGEYSDRIKLSNNAEKVTTPGKKNVYRIINKKTGKAEGDYITLHGEDPTKEKPLKLFHPVHTFKMKFIKSFEAIDLHHAIFENGQLVYDLPNVHDAQAYLTEGLKTFWDENKRYLNPQEYPVDLSTACWENKHKRIFEVAEHVKEMEEDHE, from the coding sequence GTGTACCAATTTGAAGACGACAGTTTGATGTTACAAAATGATTTATATCAAATTAATATGGCTGAAAGTTATTGGAATGATGGTATTCATGAAAGAATGGCTGTATTTGATTTATACTTTAGAAGTATGCCATTTAATGGTGGTTATGCTGTTTTTAATGGACTTAAACGTGTTATAGATTTTATGGATAATTTTGGTTTCTCAGAAACAGATATTGAATATTTAAGATCAATTGGTTATCAAGATGACTTTTTAGATTATCTGAAAAATTTAAAATTTACAGGACATATTCATTCAATGCAAGAAGGAGAAATATGTTTTGGAAATGAACCGTTGATGAGAGTAGAAGCCCCATTAATTCAAGCTCAATTGTTGGAAACAGTATTATTAAACATTATTAACTTCCACACGCTCATTGCTACGAAAGCAAGTCGTATTCGTCAAATAGCGAATGACGATATTCTTATGGAATTTGGGACACGTCGTGGTCAAGAGTTAGATGCAGCATTATGGGGTGCTAGAGCTGCTTATATTGGTGGTTTTAATTCGACAAGTAATGTACGAGCAGGAAAATTATTTGGAATACCTGTATCAGGTACACATGCGCATGCACTCGTACAAACTTACGGTGATGAATACATTGCATTTAAAAAATATGCAGAACGCCATAAAGATTGTGTATTTTTAGTAGATACCTTCCACACTTTAAAATCAGGTGTACCTACAGCAATTAAAGTTGCCAAAGAATTAGGTGATAAAATCAATTTTATAGGTATACGTTTGGATTCAGGGGACATCGCATATCTTTCTAAAGAAGCACGTCGTATGTTAGATGAAGCAGGATTTAAAGATGCCAAAATAATCGCGTCCAATGATTTAGATGAGGAAACAATAACGAGTCTGAAAGCACAAGGTGCTAAAGTAGATTCATGGGGTGTAGGTACGAAACTTATAACTGGCTTCGACCAACCAGCATTAGGTGCTGTATACAAATTAGTTGCTATTGAAAATAGTGATGGGGAATACAGTGACCGTATCAAATTATCTAATAATGCAGAAAAAGTTACGACGCCTGGTAAGAAAAATGTATATCGAATCATTAATAAGAAAACTGGTAAAGCTGAAGGGGATTATATTACTTTACATGGTGAAGATCCAACTAAAGAAAAACCTTTAAAATTATTCCATCCAGTCCACACATTTAAAATGAAATTTATTAAATCATTTGAAGCTATTGATTTACATCATGCTATTTTTGAAAATGGTCAACTCGTTTATGATTTGCCAAATGTTCATGATGCCCAAGCTTATTTAACAGAAGGACTTAAAACATTTTGGGACGAAAATAAACGTTATTTAAATCCACAAGAGTATCCAGTTGATTTAAGTACTGCTTGTTGGGAAAATAAACATAAACGCATCTTTGAAGTGGCTGAGCATGTTAAAGAAATGGAGGAAGACCATGAGTAA
- the nadE gene encoding ammonia-dependent NAD(+) synthetase, whose amino-acid sequence MSNLQDIVVREMKVKPQIDVEKEVQEIKQFVKSYVQSHSFIKSLVLGISGGQDSTLAGRLVQLAVNELREEGRECQFIAVKLPYGVQSDADEVEDALAFINPDQTITVNIKPAVDTSVKSLQEAGIQLTDFQKGNEKARERMKVQFSIASNQSGIVVGTDHSAENITGFYTKYGDGAADIAPLFGLNKRQGRALLKYLDAPAHLYKKTPTADLEEDKPQLPDEEALGVTYNDIDDYLEGKEVSSEAKETIENHYVKNAHKRELAYTRYSWPKN is encoded by the coding sequence ATGAGTAATTTACAAGATATCGTAGTAAGAGAGATGAAGGTAAAACCTCAAATTGATGTTGAAAAAGAAGTACAAGAGATTAAACAATTTGTAAAGAGTTATGTACAATCTCATTCATTTATCAAATCATTAGTGCTGGGTATTTCTGGTGGTCAAGATTCAACATTAGCTGGTCGCCTTGTTCAATTAGCTGTTAATGAATTACGTGAAGAAGGTAGAGAATGTCAATTTATAGCTGTAAAACTACCTTATGGTGTCCAGTCAGACGCAGATGAAGTAGAAGACGCGCTAGCCTTCATTAACCCTGACCAAACGATTACCGTCAATATTAAACCTGCAGTAGATACAAGTGTAAAATCACTACAAGAAGCAGGGATTCAATTAACAGATTTCCAAAAAGGAAATGAAAAGGCAAGAGAGCGTATGAAAGTACAATTTTCAATTGCTTCCAATCAATCAGGTATTGTTGTGGGAACGGATCATTCTGCAGAAAATATCACTGGGTTTTATACTAAATATGGTGATGGTGCAGCTGATATCGCGCCATTATTTGGACTGAATAAACGTCAAGGTCGAGCTTTACTAAAATATTTAGATGCGCCAGCACATTTATATAAAAAAACACCTACAGCAGATTTAGAAGAGGATAAACCACAATTACCTGATGAAGAAGCTTTAGGCGTAACTTATAATGATATAGATGACTATCTAGAAGGCAAAGAGGTTTCAAGCGAAGCGAAAGAAACGATTGAAAATCATTATGTTAAAAATGCACATAAACGTGAACTCGCTTATACACGTTATTCTTGGCCTAAAAATTAG
- a CDS encoding DUF2179 domain-containing protein, whose product MSAIAQNPWLMVFAIFVINVCYVTCLTMRTILTLKGYRYVAAIVSFVEVLIYVVGLGLVMSSLDQIQNIVAYAFGFSIGIIVGMKIEEKLALGYTVVNVTSSEYELDLPNELRNLGYGVTHYEAFGRDGSRMVMQILTPRKYELKLMDTIKNLDPKAFIIAYEPRNIHGGFWVKGVRKRKLKAYEPEELESVVEHEV is encoded by the coding sequence ATGTCAGCGATTGCTCAAAATCCTTGGTTAATGGTGTTTGCCATCTTTGTAATCAATGTGTGTTACGTCACATGTTTAACCATGAGAACCATATTAACTTTAAAAGGTTACCGTTATGTTGCAGCGATAGTAAGTTTTGTTGAAGTATTGATTTATGTCGTAGGTCTAGGATTAGTAATGTCTAGTTTAGATCAAATTCAAAATATTGTCGCATATGCATTTGGCTTTTCTATTGGTATTATTGTAGGTATGAAAATCGAAGAGAAATTGGCGCTTGGTTACACTGTCGTTAATGTGACATCTTCAGAATACGAGTTAGATTTACCCAATGAACTTCGTAACTTAGGGTATGGTGTTACACATTATGAAGCGTTTGGACGAGATGGAAGCCGCATGGTTATGCAAATTCTCACACCAAGAAAATATGAATTAAAGTTAATGGATACCATAAAAAACTTAGATCCAAAAGCCTTTATCATTGCTTATGAACCAAGAAATATTCACGGTGGTTTCTGGGTTAAAGGCGTACGTAAACGTAAACTTAAAGCGTACGAACCAGAAGAATTAGAAAGTGTTGTTGAGCATGAAGTATAA
- a CDS encoding NETI motif-containing protein, producing MSMKYKVNDNETIADCLQRMKADGYMPTRRIEKPIYKENKDGSLEVLKQDIIFIGKKITE from the coding sequence TTGAGCATGAAGTATAAAGTAAATGATAATGAGACGATTGCTGATTGCCTACAAAGAATGAAAGCCGATGGTTATATGCCAACAAGACGCATTGAAAAACCAATTTATAAAGAAAATAAAGATGGAAGCTTAGAAGTTTTAAAACAAGATATCATTTTTATTGGTAAGAAGATAACTGAATAA
- the purB gene encoding adenylosuccinate lyase produces MIERYSREEMSSIWTDQNRYEAWLEVEILASEAWSELGYIPKEDVQKIRQNAKVDVERAKEIELETRHDVVAFTRQVSETLGDERKWVHYGLTSTDVVDTALSYVIKQANDIIEKDLERFIKVLEEKAKNYKYTLMMGRTHGVHAEPTTFGVKMALWYTEMKRNLKRFKDVREEIEVGKMSGAVGTFANIPPEIESYVCKHLGLGAAPVSTQTLQRDRHAYYIATLALIATSLEKFAVEIRNLQKTETREVEEAFAKGQKGSSAMPHKRNPIGSENITGISRVIRGYITTAYENIPLWHERDISHSSAERIMLPDVTIALDYALNRFTNIVDRLTVYEDNMQANIDKTFGLIYSQRVLLSLINKGMVREEAYDTVQPKAMKSWETKTPFRDLIEQDSKITDVLSKEELDECFNPKHHLNQVDTIFKRAGLE; encoded by the coding sequence ATGATTGAACGTTATTCTAGAGAAGAAATGTCGTCTATCTGGACAGACCAAAACCGATATGAAGCTTGGCTTGAAGTAGAAATTTTAGCATCTGAAGCATGGAGTGAACTAGGATATATTCCAAAAGAAGATGTTCAAAAAATTCGCCAAAATGCAAAAGTAGATGTAGAACGTGCTAAAGAAATAGAATTAGAAACTAGACATGATGTCGTCGCATTTACTAGACAGGTTTCAGAAACATTAGGTGACGAAAGAAAATGGGTTCATTATGGTTTAACTTCTACTGATGTTGTTGATACAGCACTTAGTTATGTTATTAAACAAGCAAATGATATCATCGAAAAAGACTTAGAAAGATTCATCAAGGTTTTAGAAGAAAAAGCTAAAAATTACAAATATACGTTAATGATGGGTAGAACACATGGTGTACATGCTGAACCAACAACGTTTGGTGTCAAAATGGCATTATGGTACACAGAAATGAAACGTAATTTAAAACGTTTTAAAGATGTACGTGAAGAAATAGAGGTAGGAAAAATGAGCGGTGCGGTAGGTACTTTTGCTAACATTCCACCAGAAATTGAAAGTTATGTTTGTAAACATTTAGGACTAGGTGCAGCACCTGTTTCAACTCAAACTTTACAACGTGATCGTCACGCTTACTATATCGCAACATTAGCACTTATAGCCACTTCATTAGAAAAATTTGCAGTTGAAATTAGAAATCTACAAAAAACTGAAACACGTGAAGTTGAAGAAGCTTTTGCTAAAGGTCAAAAGGGATCTTCAGCAATGCCACATAAACGTAATCCAATTGGTTCTGAAAATATTACAGGTATTTCTCGTGTGATTCGTGGTTATATTACTACTGCTTATGAAAATATACCGTTATGGCATGAACGAGATATTTCACATTCATCTGCAGAACGTATCATGTTACCAGACGTAACAATTGCCTTAGACTATGCCTTAAATAGATTTACAAATATCGTAGATCGTTTAACAGTATATGAGGATAATATGCAAGCGAATATCGATAAAACATTTGGTTTAATTTATTCACAACGCGTATTACTTTCTCTAATCAATAAAGGTATGGTACGCGAAGAAGCGTATGATACAGTGCAACCAAAAGCTATGAAATCTTGGGAAACGAAAACACCTTTCAGAGATTTAATAGAACAAGACAGTAAGATTACAGATGTTTTATCTAAAGAAGAATTGGATGAATGCTTCAATCCTAAACATCATTTAAATCAAGTCGACACTATTTTTAAAAGAGCAGGCTTAGAATAA
- a CDS encoding YerC/YecD family TrpR-related protein: MQIEKLRGDALNELFDAILTLENREECYQFFDDLCTVNEIQSLSQRLQVAKMIKQGYTYATIEQESGASTATISRVKRSLQWGNDAYTMILDRLNIDTKE; encoded by the coding sequence ATGCAAATTGAAAAATTACGTGGGGATGCATTAAATGAATTATTTGATGCAATTCTTACATTAGAGAATAGAGAAGAATGTTATCAGTTTTTCGATGATTTATGCACAGTGAACGAAATTCAATCACTTTCTCAACGACTACAAGTTGCTAAAATGATTAAACAAGGATACACATATGCAACAATTGAACAAGAATCAGGCGCGTCAACGGCAACAATTTCTCGAGTGAAGCGTTCTTTGCAATGGGGCAATGATGCCTACACAATGATATTAGATCGCCTTAATATCGATACAAAAGAATAA
- a CDS encoding heptaprenylglyceryl phosphate synthase, which produces MYDIKQWRHVFKLDPAKSISDDDLDAIGMSNTDAIIIGGTDNVTEDNVIHLMSRVRRYPLPLVLEISNLESVMPGFDFYFVPTVLNSNNVKYHNGMLLEALKEFGHVINFEEVVFEGYLVMNDDSKVAHQTEAKTQLDIDDVDAYALMTNELYRFPIMYLEYSGEYGDVEKVKSVANTLTTTQLFYGGGITSLSQAQEMAEFADTIVVGDIVYRDIKKALKTVKIKESSK; this is translated from the coding sequence ATGTATGATATTAAACAATGGCGTCATGTATTTAAATTAGACCCTGCAAAGTCTATTTCAGATGATGATTTAGATGCGATTGGTATGTCAAATACTGATGCAATCATCATCGGGGGTACTGATAATGTAACTGAAGATAACGTCATTCATTTAATGAGTAGAGTACGACGTTATCCATTACCACTTGTTCTTGAAATTTCTAACTTAGAGAGCGTTATGCCAGGTTTTGATTTTTACTTTGTGCCTACAGTCTTAAATAGTAACAATGTAAAGTATCATAATGGAATGCTACTAGAAGCCTTAAAGGAATTTGGACATGTGATTAATTTTGAAGAAGTCGTCTTTGAAGGTTATTTAGTAATGAATGATGATAGTAAAGTTGCACATCAAACAGAAGCAAAGACGCAGTTAGATATAGATGATGTAGATGCATATGCATTAATGACCAATGAATTATATCGTTTCCCAATAATGTACCTCGAATATAGTGGAGAATATGGGGATGTAGAGAAAGTTAAGTCGGTAGCAAACACACTAACGACAACACAATTATTTTATGGTGGCGGTATAACATCATTATCACAAGCACAAGAAATGGCTGAGTTTGCTGATACAATCGTCGTTGGTGATATTGTATATCGAGATATAAAGAAAGCATTGAAAACAGTTAAGATAAAGGAGTCTAGTAAATGA
- the pcrA gene encoding DNA helicase PcrA — protein sequence MNSLVKNMNAEQSEAVRTTEGPLLIMAGAGSGKTRVLTHRIAYLLDEKDVSPYNILAITFTNKAAKEMKARVEQLVGEEAQVIWMSTFHSMCVRILRRDADRIGIERNFTIIDPTDQKSVIKDVLKNENIDSKRFEPRMFIGAISNLKNELKTPEDAQKEANDFHSQMVATVYKGYQRQLSRNEALDFDDLIMTTINLFERVPEALEYYQNKFQYIHVDEYQDTNKAQYTLIKLLANKFKNLCVVGDSDQSIYGWRGADIQNILSFEEDYPDAKTIFLEQNYRSTKTILNAANEVIKNNTERKPKGLWTANTGGDKINYYEATTERDEAEYVVREIMKHQRNGKKYSDMAILYRTNAQSRVLEETFMKSNIPYTMVGGQKFYDRKEIKDLLSYLRVIANSNDDISLQRIINVPKRGVGPSSVEKIQTYAVQNNISMFDALGEVDFIGLSKKVTQECIAFYEMIQNLIKEQEFLEISEIVEEVLVKSGYRDMLDREQTLESRSRLENLDEFMSVPKDYEENTPLEEQSLINFLTDLSLVADIDEADTESGVTLMTMHSAKGLEFPIVFIMGMEESLFPHIRAIKSDDDHEMEEERRICYVAITRAEETLYITNATTRMLFGRSQSNMPSRFLKEIPEDLMESHSGSKRQTIQPKAKPTQKRGFSKRTTSSKKQVTSSDWKVGDKVTHKAWGEGMVSNVNEKNGSVELDIIFKSEGPKRLLAQFAPIEKKED from the coding sequence ATGAATTCATTAGTAAAGAATATGAATGCAGAGCAAAGTGAAGCTGTCAGAACAACAGAAGGCCCACTATTGATAATGGCAGGTGCAGGATCTGGTAAAACACGTGTGTTAACACATAGAATCGCTTATTTATTAGACGAGAAGGATGTATCACCTTACAATATTTTAGCCATAACATTTACGAATAAAGCTGCTAAAGAAATGAAAGCAAGAGTAGAACAATTAGTAGGCGAAGAAGCACAAGTAATATGGATGTCTACATTCCACTCAATGTGCGTTCGTATATTACGTCGTGATGCAGATCGAATTGGGATAGAACGCAATTTCACAATTATTGATCCAACTGACCAAAAATCTGTGATTAAAGACGTTTTAAAAAATGAAAATATCGATAGTAAACGTTTTGAACCACGAATGTTTATTGGTGCGATTAGTAATTTAAAGAATGAATTAAAAACGCCAGAAGATGCTCAAAAAGAAGCTAATGATTTTCATTCACAAATGGTTGCTACTGTCTATAAAGGCTATCAACGTCAACTTTCAAGAAATGAAGCGTTGGACTTTGATGATTTAATTATGACAACGATTAATTTATTTGAAAGAGTGCCAGAAGCTTTAGAATATTATCAAAACAAATTCCAATATATTCATGTTGATGAGTATCAAGATACAAACAAAGCACAATACACACTCATTAAATTGTTAGCAAACAAGTTTAAAAATTTATGTGTTGTAGGTGATTCAGATCAATCTATCTATGGTTGGCGTGGTGCGGATATCCAAAATATTTTATCATTCGAAGAAGACTATCCAGATGCGAAAACAATCTTCTTAGAACAAAACTATCGTTCAACTAAAACAATCTTAAATGCGGCTAATGAAGTCATTAAAAACAATACTGAAAGAAAACCTAAAGGGCTATGGACTGCCAATACAGGCGGAGATAAAATAAATTATTACGAAGCAACAACGGAACGTGATGAAGCAGAATATGTTGTTCGTGAAATAATGAAGCATCAACGTAATGGTAAAAAGTATAGTGATATGGCTATATTATATAGAACCAATGCACAATCACGTGTACTTGAAGAAACATTTATGAAATCAAACATTCCTTATACAATGGTTGGCGGACAAAAGTTCTATGATCGTAAAGAAATTAAAGATTTATTAAGTTACTTAAGAGTCATTGCCAATAGTAATGATGATATTAGTTTACAACGTATTATTAACGTACCTAAACGAGGTGTAGGGCCGTCTTCTGTTGAAAAAATTCAAACTTATGCAGTTCAAAATAATATCAGTATGTTTGATGCATTAGGCGAAGTTGATTTTATTGGATTATCTAAAAAGGTAACTCAAGAATGTATCGCTTTTTATGAAATGATTCAAAATCTTATTAAAGAGCAAGAGTTTCTTGAAATTAGTGAAATCGTAGAAGAAGTATTAGTTAAATCTGGATATAGAGACATGCTTGATAGAGAACAAACTTTAGAATCACGTAGTCGTCTTGAAAACTTAGATGAATTTATGTCAGTTCCAAAAGATTATGAAGAGAATACACCATTAGAAGAACAATCATTAATTAATTTCTTAACAGATTTATCACTCGTAGCAGACATTGACGAAGCGGATACCGAATCAGGTGTTACATTAATGACTATGCACTCTGCGAAAGGTCTAGAATTTCCAATTGTGTTTATCATGGGTATGGAAGAGTCATTGTTCCCTCATATAAGAGCAATAAAAAGTGATGATGATCATGAAATGGAAGAAGAACGACGTATTTGTTATGTGGCAATCACACGAGCAGAGGAAACGTTATATATAACAAATGCAACAACGCGTATGTTATTTGGTCGTTCTCAATCTAATATGCCATCACGATTTTTAAAAGAAATACCTGAAGATTTAATGGAAAGTCATTCTGGTAGTAAACGACAAACGATTCAGCCTAAAGCAAAACCAACTCAAAAACGTGGATTTAGTAAACGTACAACATCATCTAAGAAACAAGTCACATCTTCAGATTGGAAAGTTGGAGACAAAGTAACACATAAAGCATGGGGAGAAGGCATGGTAAGTAACGTTAACGAAAAGAATGGTTCTGTCGAATTAGATATTATTTTTAAATCAGAAGGACCTAAACGATTACTTGCACAATTTGCACCAATTGAGAAAAAGGAGGACTAG
- the ligA gene encoding NAD-dependent DNA ligase LigA, translated as MSQLQNRVNELHDLLNQYSYEYYVQDNPSVPDSEYDKLLHELIHIETEHPEFKTPDSPTVRVGGEAQSSFEKVNHDTPMLSLGNAFNEEDLRKFDQRIRENIGNVEYMCELKIDGLAVSLKYENGRFVQGLTRGDGTTGEDITENLRTIHAIPLKIKEPLNFEVRGEAYMPRKSFMNLNEEKEKNGEQPFANPRNAAAGSLRQLDSKLAAKRKLSIFLYSINDFTDFEATTQSGALDELDELGFKTNHERERVSDIDGVLKYIEKWTAERETLPYDIDGIVIKVNDLEQQDEMGYTQKSPRWAIAYKFPSEEVVTELLDIELSIGRTGVVTPTAILEPVRVAGTTVSRASLHNEDLIHERDIRIGDSVVVKKAGDIIPEVVRSIIDRRPEDAETYHMPTHCPSCGHELVRIEGEVALRCINPKCQAQLIEGLIHFVSRQAMNIDGLGTKIIQQLYENDLIKDVADIFYLEEEDLLPLERMGSKKVENLLEAIKQAKSQSLEHLLFGLGIRHLGVKASRVLAEKYETMDRLLIVTEEELIAIHDIGGKLAQSVVTYLENDDIRALIQKLKDKDVNMTYKGVKTTEIEGHPDFSGKTIVLTGKLEQMTRNEASQWLQMQGAKVTNSVTKSTDILIAGADAGSKLTKAEKFGTEIWTEEEFATKQNEINNE; from the coding sequence ATGAGTCAATTACAAAATCGTGTGAATGAATTGCATGATTTATTAAACCAATATAGCTATGAATACTATGTTCAAGATAATCCATCAGTGCCAGATAGTGAATATGATAAATTATTACATGAACTCATTCATATTGAAACAGAACATCCTGAATTTAAGACACCAGATTCACCTACAGTTAGAGTAGGTGGCGAAGCGCAATCATCCTTTGAAAAAGTGAATCATGATACACCTATGTTGAGTTTAGGTAATGCGTTTAATGAAGAAGATTTAAGAAAGTTTGACCAACGTATTCGAGAAAATATCGGTAATGTAGAATATATGTGCGAACTTAAAATAGATGGATTAGCTGTTTCATTAAAATATGAGAACGGTCGTTTTGTACAAGGATTAACTCGTGGTGATGGAACGACAGGTGAAGATATTACTGAAAATTTAAGAACGATTCATGCTATTCCATTAAAAATTAAAGAACCACTTAATTTTGAAGTTCGTGGAGAAGCATATATGCCTAGAAAATCATTTATGAATTTAAATGAAGAAAAAGAAAAGAATGGGGAGCAACCTTTTGCCAATCCTCGAAATGCAGCAGCGGGATCATTACGTCAACTTGATTCTAAACTAGCTGCTAAAAGAAAGTTAAGTATTTTCTTATATAGTATTAACGATTTTACTGACTTTGAAGCTACGACTCAAAGTGGTGCTTTAGATGAATTAGATGAATTAGGTTTTAAGACAAATCATGAACGAGAGAGAGTATCTGATATAGACGGCGTGCTTAAATATATTGAAAAATGGACAGCTGAAAGAGAAACGTTACCTTATGATATAGATGGCATTGTTATCAAAGTTAATGATTTAGAACAACAAGATGAAATGGGATACACTCAGAAATCACCTCGATGGGCAATTGCCTATAAGTTTCCATCAGAAGAAGTCGTTACAGAACTATTAGATATTGAATTAAGTATAGGACGTACAGGCGTTGTTACACCTACGGCAATACTTGAACCAGTGAGAGTAGCAGGTACGACTGTATCAAGGGCTTCATTACATAACGAGGATTTAATACATGAAAGAGATATCAGAATTGGTGATAGTGTCGTTGTCAAAAAAGCAGGTGATATTATCCCAGAAGTTGTGAGAAGTATTATTGATCGTCGACCAGAAGATGCTGAAACATATCACATGCCGACACATTGTCCAAGTTGTGGACATGAGTTAGTAAGGATTGAAGGTGAAGTGGCCTTAAGATGTATTAATCCAAAATGCCAAGCACAGTTAATTGAAGGTCTTATTCACTTTGTTTCACGTCAGGCAATGAATATTGATGGTTTAGGTACAAAAATTATTCAACAGTTATATGAAAATGATTTAATCAAAGATGTTGCTGATATCTTTTATTTAGAAGAAGAGGATTTATTACCTCTAGAACGTATGGGAAGTAAAAAAGTTGAAAATTTATTAGAAGCTATAAAACAAGCTAAATCACAGTCGTTAGAACATTTATTGTTTGGTTTAGGTATTCGTCATTTAGGTGTAAAAGCAAGTCGTGTTCTAGCTGAAAAATATGAAACAATGGACCGACTTTTAATAGTAACTGAAGAAGAATTAATTGCTATTCATGATATTGGTGGTAAATTAGCACAATCAGTAGTCACTTATTTAGAAAATGATGACATTCGTGCATTAATTCAAAAATTAAAAGATAAAGATGTTAATATGACATATAAAGGTGTTAAAACTACTGAAATTGAAGGACATCCAGATTTTAGTGGAAAGACAATTGTATTGACTGGTAAATTAGAGCAAATGACACGTAATGAGGCTTCACAGTGGTTACAAATGCAAGGTGCAAAAGTGACGAATAGTGTCACTAAGAGTACAGACATACTAATTGCTGGAGCTGATGCAGGCTCTAAATTGACCAAAGCAGAAAAGTTTGGCACGGAAATATGGACTGAAGAAGAATTTGCAACAAAACAAAATGAAATAAACAATGAGTGA
- a CDS encoding CamS family sex pheromone protein translates to MKRTIILLISTIFILAACSNDKDKSSDQEADHTKGSHSSQVKQVATDKNVQGDNYRTILPFKESQSRGLLQDNMANSYNSEGFESGLLELSKEVFPTDKYLYQDGQFLDKKTINAYLDPKYTKKEIEKMSEKDKKDKKANENLGLNPSHQGETNPTKIAEKSPAYLSNILEQDFYGNSDIKGKNIKGMTIGLAMNSEYYYQKEKDGETYSKKLNDKEIEKQGKAMASEILSRLRENSDLKDIPIHFAIYKQSSQESITPGEFIAGATADDGQTKINDWKTINETTALLPSSTAGKYDESLNNNFKQFNDNLQSYFSNFTQAVGKVKFVDKKAKQLTVDLPIDYYGQAETIGITQYVTEQANKYFDNIDEYEIRIKDGNNPRALISKNKDDKEPQVHIYHN, encoded by the coding sequence ATGAAGCGAACAATTATTTTACTTATCTCGACAATTTTTATTTTAGCCGCATGCAGTAACGATAAAGATAAATCATCTGACCAAGAAGCAGATCATACTAAAGGAAGTCATTCATCTCAAGTTAAACAGGTGGCAACAGATAAAAACGTACAAGGCGATAATTATCGTACGATTTTACCATTTAAAGAAAGTCAATCACGTGGGTTATTACAAGATAATATGGCAAATAGCTATAACAGTGAAGGCTTTGAGAGTGGTCTGTTAGAACTTAGTAAAGAAGTCTTTCCTACAGATAAATATTTATATCAAGATGGACAATTTTTAGATAAAAAGACAATCAATGCATATCTTGACCCTAAATATACTAAAAAAGAAATTGAAAAAATGAGTGAAAAAGATAAGAAAGATAAAAAGGCTAATGAAAATTTAGGTCTTAATCCTTCTCACCAAGGAGAAACCAATCCAACAAAAATAGCTGAAAAGTCACCAGCGTATTTATCTAATATTTTAGAACAGGATTTCTATGGTAATAGTGATATTAAAGGTAAGAATATTAAAGGTATGACCATAGGTTTAGCTATGAATAGTGAATATTATTACCAAAAAGAAAAAGATGGTGAAACCTATAGTAAGAAGTTAAATGACAAAGAAATAGAGAAGCAAGGTAAAGCAATGGCGAGTGAAATATTATCTAGATTAAGAGAAAATAGTGATTTAAAAGATATTCCAATTCACTTTGCTATATATAAACAAAGTAGCCAAGAATCTATTACACCGGGGGAATTTATTGCTGGTGCAACTGCTGATGATGGGCAAACGAAAATCAATGATTGGAAAACAATTAACGAGACAACTGCATTGTTACCTTCATCTACAGCAGGTAAATATGACGAATCATTAAATAATAACTTTAAACAATTTAATGATAACTTACAATCTTATTTCTCTAACTTCACACAAGCAGTAGGTAAAGTAAAATTCGTAGATAAAAAAGCAAAACAATTAACAGTAGATTTACCAATTGATTATTATGGTCAAGCTGAAACGATTGGTATCACACAATATGTGACTGAACAAGCTAATAAATACTTTGATAATATTGACGAGTATGAAATCAGAATTAAAGATGGTAATAATCCGAGAGCATTAATTAGTAAAAATAAAGATGATAAAGAACCACAGGTTCATATTTATCATAATTAA